From Companilactobacillus heilongjiangensis, one genomic window encodes:
- a CDS encoding PTS sugar transporter subunit IIC → MESNSWMSKFQAAMQKWVEPIAGKMSQSVILTAIKEGMISSLPFLILGSLFSIIVNFPYAPFVNWLAANHLTSYFNLPYQFTMNSLAIIVAYFTTRSYCKSKHVDNVIPAILSVMSIFILAPLKMINIKGVATPFIPFDNIGVKGLFLALIVSIIVGELYSRIIKANWTIKMPDSVPSTIGESFKSLIPVILIATLMTLVRFAFSFTTYGDLNSAIYTLLQVPLVKIGTSPWAILLVVLLNSLFFFFGIHSMAINSIVMPILYTLDFQNLAAYHAGRAIPNIITWRFFYMTSKIGGTGCALGLCIFLAFFAKSKQFKTLGRISLPAVIFNTDEPIIFGMPIVLNPIMFIPFVVAPLVSFGVSYLATLVGWVKPIIGLALPEQTPVLINGFLQSGPAFVILQIVMIIVTSIIYLPFARIADNQALAQEQGNQE, encoded by the coding sequence ATGGAATCAAATAGTTGGATGTCCAAGTTTCAGGCGGCAATGCAAAAATGGGTTGAACCAATTGCGGGGAAAATGAGTCAGAGTGTCATTTTGACTGCAATCAAAGAAGGGATGATTTCTTCATTACCGTTCTTAATTCTTGGCTCATTATTTAGCATTATTGTTAACTTTCCCTATGCGCCATTTGTCAATTGGTTGGCAGCAAATCATTTAACGAGTTACTTCAATTTGCCATACCAATTTACCATGAATAGTTTAGCGATTATCGTTGCCTATTTCACAACGCGTAGTTATTGTAAGAGTAAGCATGTTGATAATGTTATTCCTGCAATTTTATCAGTTATGAGTATTTTCATCTTAGCGCCACTCAAGATGATTAACATTAAAGGCGTAGCAACTCCATTCATTCCGTTTGATAACATTGGGGTTAAAGGGTTGTTCTTAGCACTGATTGTTTCAATTATTGTTGGTGAACTTTATAGCCGTATTATTAAAGCTAATTGGACGATTAAAATGCCTGATAGTGTGCCATCAACGATTGGTGAGTCGTTCAAGTCATTAATTCCAGTTATTTTGATTGCTACATTGATGACCCTAGTACGGTTTGCATTTAGTTTTACAACTTATGGTGATCTAAATAGTGCAATTTATACCTTACTTCAAGTTCCTTTGGTCAAAATTGGGACATCTCCATGGGCAATATTATTAGTCGTGTTATTAAATAGTCTATTTTTCTTCTTTGGTATTCATTCAATGGCAATTAATTCGATTGTTATGCCAATTTTATACACACTAGATTTTCAAAATTTAGCAGCTTACCACGCGGGACGCGCCATCCCAAACATTATTACATGGCGGTTCTTTTACATGACAAGTAAGATTGGTGGTACCGGTTGTGCACTCGGCTTATGTATTTTCTTGGCCTTCTTTGCTAAATCTAAACAATTCAAGACACTCGGTCGAATTTCTTTACCAGCCGTAATTTTTAATACCGATGAACCAATTATTTTTGGTATGCCGATTGTTTTAAACCCAATTATGTTTATCCCATTTGTAGTTGCTCCTTTAGTAAGTTTTGGCGTCTCATACTTAGCAACGTTAGTTGGCTGGGTGAAACCAATTATTGGGTTGGCATTGCCAGAACAAACACCAGTATTGATCAATGGCTTTTTACAATCAGGTCCTGCGTTTGTTATACTTCAAATTGTGATGATAATTGTGACATCAATTATTTATTTACCATTTGCTAGAATTGCAGATAATCAGGCCTTAGCGCAAGAACAAGGTAATCAAGAATAG
- a CDS encoding HTH domain-containing protein: protein MMVVLNRQRQILTAFNQEAKYLSSQQLAEKFNVSSRTITNDIRSINANFSSQLVIYDKEKRAYFVEDSARLVKVVASEEFGDDHLALAKDWPFLIFWYLYTKDEQCTIQDLEDTLHISVSLINRTLKKLKTVCRPWHVRVQGNNQGIILIGNQLWLDFALAQLSLPRINRRIDNSYLKLIFNNQVSEAQLKRLLKQIVDGYYRLTGVWLPDTESYITLVFYLLSTNLNDVKNFGWHAMPVERQQFIREYLRLSPVNNVMELHGDYQAFFEKYKNDENAIMSCLALTNFQYHEQARLNIYFPVQEITTALKEPCPFAIYEIDRPFVNLLNESTLTKTKNKAKVIIYTNDLVVGYHLQAQLAVVLQPQIPIIICNNMFKLDELIQLHEHIFFVSDQLRIRSKELLNEISFFEIHTLADPNNLADFIKVISQTIYQKK, encoded by the coding sequence ATGATGGTAGTGCTGAATCGTCAGCGACAAATTTTAACAGCTTTTAATCAAGAAGCTAAGTATTTATCAAGTCAGCAATTGGCCGAAAAGTTTAATGTTTCATCAAGAACAATTACGAATGATATTCGAAGTATTAATGCTAATTTTTCGAGTCAATTAGTTATTTATGATAAAGAAAAGCGTGCTTATTTTGTTGAAGACTCTGCAAGATTGGTGAAGGTAGTTGCTTCTGAGGAATTCGGTGATGATCATTTAGCATTAGCAAAAGATTGGCCATTCTTAATCTTTTGGTATTTATATACTAAAGATGAACAATGTACGATTCAAGATTTAGAAGATACGCTACACATCTCAGTTTCGTTGATCAATCGAACGCTTAAAAAGTTGAAGACGGTCTGCCGTCCTTGGCACGTCAGGGTTCAAGGGAATAATCAAGGAATTATTTTGATTGGAAATCAGCTTTGGTTGGACTTTGCATTAGCACAATTATCGTTGCCACGGATTAATCGGCGAATTGATAATTCATATTTGAAATTGATTTTTAACAATCAGGTCAGTGAAGCACAATTAAAACGGCTATTAAAACAAATAGTTGATGGTTATTATCGGCTAACTGGAGTTTGGTTGCCAGATACTGAGTCGTATATTACCTTGGTTTTTTACTTGCTATCGACTAATTTAAATGATGTAAAAAACTTCGGTTGGCATGCGATGCCGGTTGAAAGACAGCAGTTTATCAGGGAATATTTACGATTATCACCGGTGAATAATGTCATGGAATTACATGGGGACTATCAAGCCTTTTTTGAAAAGTATAAAAATGATGAAAATGCAATCATGTCTTGTCTAGCTTTGACCAATTTTCAATACCATGAACAAGCGAGACTCAATATTTACTTTCCAGTGCAAGAAATAACCACTGCTTTGAAAGAACCATGTCCGTTTGCAATCTATGAGATTGATCGACCATTTGTAAATCTTCTTAATGAGAGTACTTTGACTAAGACTAAGAATAAAGCCAAAGTCATTATTTATACTAACGATTTAGTTGTCGGCTATCATTTGCAGGCTCAACTGGCGGTTGTTTTACAGCCACAAATTCCAATTATTATTTGTAATAATATGTTTAAATTAGATGAGTTGATACAACTGCATGAGCATATCTTTTTTGTCTCTGATCAGCTTCGTATCCGCTCTAAGGAACTCTTAAATGAGATTAGTTTTTTTGAAATTCATACGCTCGCTGATCCGAATAATTTAGCGGATTTTATTAAAGTAATTAGTCAAACAATTTATCAGAAAAAATAA
- a CDS encoding nicotinate-nucleotide adenylyltransferase, whose amino-acid sequence MNTAASVITKTRAQPQLQTNAKKKHVGILSGAFNPIHNGHLMIAEQVYEQLDLDKILFIPDKIPPHRGISRYIPKVSVDDRINMVKYGIRDNPHFELDMTDIDLGGVSYTYETIKRLKKRNPNTEYYLIVGYDMVENLPKWSHIDELVKEVHFVGVCRKGFEKKSDYPVLWVNTPVIEISSTVIRQRVREGKSLKYFVPDDVAWYIKDKGIYKK is encoded by the coding sequence ATGAATACTGCAGCATCAGTTATTACTAAAACTAGAGCCCAACCACAGTTGCAGACCAATGCTAAAAAGAAGCATGTTGGTATTCTCAGTGGTGCTTTCAATCCGATTCACAATGGGCATTTGATGATTGCTGAACAAGTTTATGAACAGTTGGATCTCGATAAGATTTTATTTATTCCGGACAAAATTCCGCCTCATCGTGGTATTAGTCGTTATATTCCCAAAGTCAGCGTCGATGATCGAATCAACATGGTCAAATATGGAATTAGAGATAATCCCCATTTTGAGCTTGATATGACTGATATTGACCTCGGTGGCGTCAGTTATACGTATGAAACCATCAAGCGTTTAAAAAAGCGTAATCCGAACACTGAATATTACCTGATTGTCGGTTATGATATGGTCGAAAATTTGCCAAAATGGTCGCATATTGATGAGCTTGTGAAAGAAGTTCATTTCGTTGGTGTCTGTCGTAAAGGTTTTGAAAAGAAATCTGACTATCCAGTTTTGTGGGTCAATACACCAGTAATTGAAATTAGTTCGACCGTCATTCGTCAGCGTGTTCGTGAAGGTAAATCGCTCAAGTACTTTGTGCCTGATGACGTTGCTTGGTATATCAAAGATAAAGGAATCTATAAAAAATAA
- a CDS encoding collagen-binding domain-containing protein gives MRKRIIMTATGLSLGRMLTFAVVYKPHVSSLSNTEMVLAAAEEIPAKASIDTATMVSEDFKSGGTVEDDFKKDTNNLLGYAAYFHVFARKATTDAHVNGNLAVQELNSKDNSFGTKVSEKNNLDKDIFYIQTVNGCNGGAFVARKEGRTNKAVFGKNVRLENISNEVHINGDKVGNIHVEDVFQDKGSDTYLDFDSIFAFLNEQSKKFPEMTSYPEVRNSDLGDRNSRTIMLSDYKPNGKNEIVINLAPEVLSMDTRLVIDGLSHEKDGTNVIINVDTGGADTYDVKSQIQLKYTNGDTRGNKETDHFDDSHLLWNFYDSTSEDGLYSGLIEIHSPFQGSVLSPEAKISTRVNLDGNIVAKEVTIGGESHRWDLQDSAKEETPNPPEPEPEPEPEPEPEPQPEPEPETPDPEVIPEVPNTPDPELPDLEIPDPEPEVDPGLTPETDSSAESPYLEEVDESTNPNDPLMEPVVESMASQDAPLPKESAGEMITNDTNDSSSSLPKTSNRDTFRFLGMIFGVLLAMFGFKRKKKKVDVD, from the coding sequence ATGAGGAAAAGAATTATTATGACTGCAACCGGGTTGTCGTTGGGGCGTATGTTGACCTTTGCAGTTGTTTATAAACCGCATGTATCAAGTTTGTCCAATACAGAAATGGTTTTGGCTGCAGCTGAAGAAATTCCGGCAAAGGCTTCTATCGATACTGCAACAATGGTCAGTGAAGACTTTAAGAGCGGTGGGACAGTTGAAGATGATTTTAAAAAGGATACAAATAATCTTCTAGGATATGCTGCATACTTTCATGTTTTCGCTAGAAAGGCCACAACAGATGCTCATGTCAATGGAAATTTGGCGGTTCAAGAATTAAATAGTAAAGACAATAGTTTTGGTACGAAGGTTAGTGAGAAGAATAATCTTGATAAGGATATTTTTTACATTCAGACAGTGAATGGATGTAATGGTGGGGCCTTTGTCGCAAGAAAAGAAGGTAGAACCAATAAAGCTGTATTTGGTAAGAATGTCCGACTTGAGAATATTTCAAACGAAGTTCATATAAATGGAGATAAAGTTGGGAACATTCATGTCGAGGATGTATTTCAGGATAAGGGAAGTGATACCTATCTTGATTTCGATAGTATTTTTGCTTTTTTAAATGAACAATCGAAAAAGTTTCCAGAAATGACATCATATCCGGAAGTAAGAAACTCAGATTTAGGTGATCGAAATAGTAGAACTATTATGTTAAGTGATTATAAGCCGAATGGTAAAAATGAAATTGTGATTAATCTAGCCCCAGAAGTTTTATCTATGGATACTCGACTCGTCATTGATGGATTGAGTCATGAGAAAGATGGTACCAACGTTATTATTAATGTTGATACTGGTGGTGCAGATACTTATGATGTGAAATCACAAATTCAGCTTAAATACACTAATGGTGATACGAGGGGAAATAAGGAGACTGATCATTTTGATGATAGTCACTTACTTTGGAATTTTTATGATAGTACATCAGAGGATGGGTTATATAGTGGACTTATTGAAATACATAGCCCTTTTCAAGGCAGCGTTTTGAGTCCAGAAGCAAAAATTAGTACACGTGTAAATCTTGACGGAAACATTGTTGCAAAGGAAGTAACAATTGGTGGAGAAAGTCATAGGTGGGATTTACAGGATAGTGCAAAGGAGGAAACCCCGAATCCGCCAGAACCAGAACCAGAGCCAGAACCAGAGCCAGAGCCAGAACCACAGCCTGAACCTGAACCAGAAACACCCGACCCAGAAGTAATTCCAGAAGTTCCAAACACACCAGATCCAGAACTACCGGACTTAGAAATTCCAGACCCTGAACCAGAAGTAGATCCCGGTTTAACGCCAGAAACTGATTCATCAGCGGAAAGTCCATACTTGGAAGAAGTTGATGAGAGTACGAATCCGAACGATCCTTTAATGGAGCCTGTAGTTGAAAGTATGGCTAGTCAAGATGCCCCATTGCCAAAGGAAAGTGCTGGAGAAATGATTACTAACGATACTAATGACTCAAGTAGCTCATTACCAAAAACCTCGAATCGTGATACATTCAGATTCTTGGGTATGATTTTTGGAGTACTGTTAGCAATGTTTGGTTTTAAACGTAAAAAGAAGAAAGTGGATGTTGATTAA
- a CDS encoding P-loop NTPase fold protein has translation MKSSYVVVISGVTGSGKTTLINALNKKLNSFVIPFDDYSIDALPSAPPIDTPVKDAVNQYDISALMADLKKVNNHYPFILIDFPFGYKNKTLKPFIDKVIYIKTPLDICLARQIIRDYQDKSTDEIMSWMRTYLDFARPIFVDHEQFVSNDADLVMDGTLSLNEKLNLVLKTIPSKKDLLQ, from the coding sequence TTGAAATCTAGCTATGTTGTCGTTATTAGTGGTGTAACTGGCAGTGGCAAAACAACTTTAATCAATGCCCTAAATAAAAAATTAAATAGTTTCGTGATTCCTTTTGACGATTACAGTATTGATGCCCTTCCATCAGCGCCACCAATTGATACACCAGTAAAGGATGCAGTTAATCAATACGACATTAGTGCTTTAATGGCAGATTTGAAGAAAGTTAATAATCATTATCCATTTATCCTGATTGATTTTCCTTTCGGATATAAGAATAAAACTTTGAAGCCGTTTATTGATAAAGTAATTTATATTAAAACTCCACTGGATATTTGTTTGGCTCGTCAGATTATCCGCGACTATCAAGATAAATCAACCGATGAAATTATGTCATGGATGAGAACTTATCTCGACTTTGCTCGCCCTATCTTTGTCGATCATGAACAATTCGTTAGTAATGATGCGGATCTGGTAATGGATGGAACGCTATCATTGAATGAAAAATTGAATTTAGTTTTAAAAACTATTCCATCAAAAAAAGACCTTTTGCAGTGA
- a CDS encoding alpha/beta hydrolase, with the protein MKKSVKWLLGIVITLVALVLIMLAVVKNKEYSPSTTANSAAENSTIVDNTIKFSGDDSKPKVIFYPGALVDPKSYSIWANKVAQAGYSVYIVRFPLDLAVLNANAASKVQGNYDYIIGGHSLGGTMACRYAKNHSQKLKGVFLLASYPEKKGDLHEIKVPIISLTGTNDGVLNYTNYKKAKKLLPNNTIYEQISGGNHGGFGSYGKQSGDNTASISNAKQQNIISTLLINWLNHRISE; encoded by the coding sequence ATGAAAAAATCAGTAAAATGGCTACTTGGCATTGTCATTACACTTGTCGCACTAGTCTTAATCATGCTTGCCGTGGTCAAAAATAAAGAGTATTCACCTTCTACAACTGCTAACTCTGCAGCCGAAAACAGCACGATTGTAGACAATACTATCAAATTTTCTGGTGACGACAGTAAGCCTAAAGTCATCTTTTACCCAGGTGCTTTAGTTGATCCCAAGAGTTACAGTATCTGGGCTAACAAGGTGGCACAAGCGGGGTACAGCGTTTATATCGTTCGTTTTCCTCTCGATTTAGCAGTCCTTAATGCCAATGCAGCATCCAAAGTACAGGGCAATTATGATTACATTATCGGTGGTCATTCTTTAGGTGGCACGATGGCTTGTCGTTATGCCAAAAATCATTCCCAAAAACTCAAAGGAGTCTTCCTTTTAGCAAGTTATCCTGAAAAAAAAGGTGATTTACATGAAATAAAAGTACCAATTATCTCACTAACTGGAACAAATGACGGAGTTTTAAACTATACCAATTATAAAAAGGCTAAAAAATTACTGCCAAATAATACTATTTATGAACAGATTTCTGGTGGTAATCATGGTGGTTTTGGTAGCTACGGCAAGCAGTCTGGCGATAATACCGCATCTATCAGCAACGCAAAACAACAAAATATTATAAGTACGTTATTAATAAATTGGTTAAATCACCGCATTAGTGAATAA
- the asnS gene encoding asparagine--tRNA ligase: MQNVLVKDLYKKEFADGDQITVSGWIRTIRGSKRVGFIELNDGSFFKNVQVVMTSDMENYAEVVKFPISTTIKVVGELALTPKAQQPFEIHATEIIEEGASDADYPLQKKAHSYEFMRSIAHLRPRTNTFYSVFRIRSLAAFAIHEYLQQHDFVYVHTPIITSSDAEGAGEMFEVTTLDMNNVPKTDDGKVDYSEDFFRKETNLTVSGQLEVEPFAMAFRNVYTFGPTFRAENSHTGRHASEFWMIEPEMAFADLQDEMDCSEELLKYVINYVMDHAKEELDFLNENVDNTLIDRLKATAGEEFAHVTYTDAIDILEKATDVEFEVKPYWGLDLDSEHERYLSEQVYKKPVFITDYPKEFKAFYMRANEDGKTVAAADLLVPEIGELIGGSQREERLDKLEARMAELDMNEDDYKWYLELRKYGGTVHSGFGIGFERLIMYITGMENIRDVIAYPRTPGNAEF, encoded by the coding sequence ATGCAAAACGTTTTAGTTAAAGATTTATACAAAAAAGAATTTGCTGACGGTGACCAAATCACTGTTTCTGGTTGGATTCGTACAATCAGAGGTTCAAAGCGAGTTGGCTTTATCGAATTAAACGACGGTTCATTCTTTAAGAATGTTCAAGTTGTTATGACTAGCGATATGGAAAATTACGCTGAAGTTGTTAAGTTCCCAATCAGCACAACTATTAAAGTTGTCGGTGAATTGGCACTAACTCCTAAGGCACAACAACCTTTCGAAATTCACGCTACTGAAATTATTGAAGAAGGTGCTTCTGACGCCGATTATCCATTACAAAAGAAGGCTCACTCATACGAATTTATGAGATCAATTGCCCACTTGCGTCCTAGAACTAACACATTCTATTCAGTATTCCGTATCCGTTCACTAGCTGCTTTTGCTATCCACGAATACCTACAACAACATGATTTCGTATACGTTCACACACCAATTATCACCAGTTCAGATGCCGAGGGTGCCGGTGAAATGTTTGAAGTAACAACTTTGGACATGAACAACGTACCTAAGACAGACGATGGCAAAGTTGATTACAGTGAAGACTTCTTTAGAAAAGAAACTAACCTAACAGTTAGTGGACAACTAGAAGTTGAACCATTTGCTATGGCATTCAGAAACGTTTATACATTTGGTCCTACATTTAGAGCTGAAAACTCACATACTGGTCGTCACGCATCTGAATTCTGGATGATCGAACCAGAAATGGCTTTCGCTGACTTGCAAGATGAAATGGATTGTTCAGAAGAGTTGTTGAAGTATGTTATCAACTACGTTATGGATCATGCTAAAGAAGAACTAGACTTCTTGAACGAAAACGTTGATAATACTTTGATTGACCGTTTGAAAGCTACAGCTGGAGAAGAATTTGCCCACGTAACTTATACTGATGCCATCGATATTTTGGAAAAAGCAACCGATGTTGAATTTGAAGTTAAACCTTACTGGGGACTTGACTTAGATTCAGAACACGAACGTTACTTATCAGAACAAGTTTACAAGAAGCCAGTATTTATTACTGACTATCCAAAGGAATTTAAGGCATTCTACATGCGTGCTAATGAAGATGGCAAGACAGTTGCTGCAGCCGACTTATTAGTTCCCGAAATTGGTGAATTAATTGGTGGTTCACAACGTGAGGAACGTCTTGATAAGCTAGAAGCAAGAATGGCTGAACTTGATATGAACGAAGATGACTACAAGTGGTACTTAGAATTACGTAAGTACGGTGGTACAGTTCACTCAGGTTTCGGTATTGGATTTGAAAGATTGATCATGTACATCACAGGTATGGAAAATATCAGAGATGTCATTGCTTATCCTAGAACACCGGGTAATGCTGAATTTTAG
- a CDS encoding PadR family transcriptional regulator — protein sequence MNTQLKKGLLDICVLAELERKESYGYAIINDLAPLIEVSESTLYPILKRLLAKKAITTKSKIHNNRVRKYYQITDVGRQEIAEFVGEWGQVEKIIGFIKGAEIDG from the coding sequence ATGAATACACAATTAAAAAAAGGATTATTAGATATTTGCGTATTAGCCGAGCTAGAACGGAAGGAATCATATGGATATGCCATTATCAATGATTTGGCACCGTTGATTGAAGTATCTGAGTCAACATTGTATCCAATTTTAAAACGACTTCTAGCGAAAAAGGCGATTACGACTAAAAGTAAAATTCACAATAATCGTGTGCGAAAGTACTATCAAATAACTGATGTTGGCCGACAAGAAATTGCTGAATTTGTTGGCGAATGGGGTCAAGTTGAAAAAATTATTGGTTTTATAAAAGGGGCAGAGATTGATGGATAA
- a CDS encoding DUF1700 domain-containing protein — MDKQNFLKTLKKQLQKFGVKNADDYLDYYSEYLDDLIENGATEVEAVEKVGGVKKVLVEIISDNDVEIPQTSDRLKSALLIGSLPVWGPLLLAAYLVPVLLLFAVLLIAVSFLIAGGWTLVGSFVVMVKVGLLYGGFQLGICLLFLGGSLLVEQLFVYLTQKLFNFNKYLFRKFNVRGIKNGLVKN; from the coding sequence ATGGATAAACAAAATTTTTTAAAGACATTAAAAAAGCAATTACAAAAATTCGGTGTTAAGAATGCTGATGATTATCTCGATTATTATTCAGAATATTTGGATGACTTAATTGAAAATGGTGCTACTGAAGTTGAAGCAGTTGAAAAAGTTGGTGGAGTCAAAAAAGTATTGGTAGAAATTATTTCAGACAATGACGTGGAAATACCACAGACGAGTGATCGTTTGAAGAGTGCGTTGTTGATTGGATCATTGCCAGTTTGGGGACCACTTTTGTTGGCAGCATACTTAGTACCAGTCCTTTTATTATTTGCAGTTTTGCTCATTGCCGTAAGTTTTTTAATCGCTGGTGGCTGGACACTGGTTGGTAGTTTCGTCGTAATGGTTAAAGTAGGTTTGCTATATGGTGGGTTCCAACTTGGCATCTGCTTGTTATTCTTAGGCGGTTCATTATTGGTAGAACAGCTTTTTGTGTATTTAACTCAGAAACTTTTCAATTTTAATAAATATCTATTTAGAAAATTTAATGTTAGGGGAATTAAAAATGGACTTGTTAAAAATTAA
- a CDS encoding tRNA dihydrouridine synthase, with protein sequence MTESTFWPTISAQAKSEHRPFFTMAPMEAVSNTVFRQVITQACPPDTFFSEFVYAKSITDPNTKFPVHGRLYVDSREKKRPVVQLWGNEAEDFEKAAVSLKEQGFEAIDINMGCPDGTVIKNHGGSDLIRNHQWAQEVIAAAKTSGLAVSAKTRLGYSKVEEFKDWIPFLLEQHVDVLTVHLRTKMEMSKVPAHLEVIDDMIKMRDEIAPETLIQINGDIPDYQAGLKLANEHPGLDGIMIGRGVFANPFAFEKEPKKHSLDELLDLLQMQLNLFDDFSKHYDMPRFPSLKRFFKIYARPELGATDLRNAMMDTKSTDDVRKILAEKDKYLK encoded by the coding sequence TTGACAGAATCAACATTTTGGCCAACAATTTCAGCCCAAGCAAAATCAGAACACCGTCCTTTTTTCACTATGGCACCAATGGAAGCTGTCAGTAATACAGTTTTCCGCCAAGTCATCACCCAGGCTTGTCCACCTGACACATTCTTCAGTGAATTCGTCTATGCAAAAAGTATCACTGATCCGAATACTAAATTTCCCGTTCATGGTCGACTTTATGTTGATTCACGCGAGAAAAAACGTCCAGTGGTTCAACTATGGGGCAACGAGGCAGAAGACTTTGAAAAGGCTGCGGTCTCATTGAAGGAACAAGGCTTTGAAGCTATCGACATCAATATGGGCTGTCCTGATGGGACTGTCATTAAAAATCATGGTGGCAGCGACTTAATTAGAAATCACCAATGGGCTCAAGAAGTGATTGCGGCTGCCAAAACTTCTGGTCTGGCTGTTAGTGCCAAAACTCGCCTTGGTTACAGTAAAGTTGAAGAATTCAAAGATTGGATTCCTTTCCTATTGGAACAACACGTTGACGTCTTAACTGTTCACTTACGTACTAAGATGGAAATGAGTAAAGTCCCTGCTCACCTTGAAGTAATTGATGACATGATTAAAATGCGTGATGAAATTGCACCAGAAACTTTGATTCAAATTAACGGTGATATTCCTGATTACCAAGCCGGTTTGAAACTGGCAAACGAACATCCCGGATTAGATGGCATCATGATTGGTCGTGGCGTCTTCGCTAATCCATTTGCTTTTGAAAAAGAACCAAAGAAACATTCATTGGATGAATTGCTGGATCTATTACAAATGCAGTTAAATCTCTTTGATGATTTTTCTAAGCATTACGACATGCCTCGTTTCCCTTCACTCAAGCGTTTCTTCAAGATTTATGCTCGCCCAGAATTGGGAGCAACTGATTTGAGAAATGCGATGATGGATACTAAATCTACTGACGATGTTAGAAAGATTTTGGCTGAGAAAGATAAATATTTGAAATAA
- a CDS encoding histidine phosphatase family protein: protein MVELYIVRHGETDTNHQGKINGFATNLDLNETGRNQVNYLKEHLDIHDFDEVYSSPLKRAVETAEILNQSVHEIQLDNRLAEINYGSWDGLPVDEVVDKHPDGFDENGYITEDYIKYAKNGESYQTVWARVQDFIDDMKNKGDEKIMIVCHGFVTRSFVKLVTKAPDIEDIVEPDNASVTKIKISNASHRPYLAYYGRLENIK, encoded by the coding sequence ATGGTTGAATTATATATTGTCAGACACGGTGAAACTGACACCAATCATCAAGGAAAGATCAATGGTTTTGCGACTAATTTAGACTTAAATGAAACTGGTAGAAACCAAGTTAACTATTTGAAAGAACATCTCGATATCCACGATTTTGATGAAGTTTATTCAAGTCCTTTGAAACGTGCTGTTGAAACGGCTGAAATTTTAAATCAAAGCGTTCACGAAATTCAACTTGATAACCGCCTAGCTGAAATTAACTATGGCTCATGGGACGGACTTCCTGTTGATGAAGTGGTCGACAAGCATCCCGATGGCTTTGACGAAAATGGCTATATCACAGAAGACTACATCAAATACGCCAAAAACGGCGAATCATATCAAACAGTTTGGGCACGTGTTCAAGATTTTATTGATGATATGAAAAATAAAGGCGACGAGAAAATTATGATTGTTTGCCACGGTTTCGTTACTCGTTCATTCGTTAAATTGGTTACGAAAGCTCCAGATATTGAAGATATTGTTGAGCCTGACAATGCAAGTGTTACAAAGATCAAGATTTCAAATGCCAGTCACCGTCCTTATTTAGCTTATTATGGCCGACTAGAAAACATTAAATAA